The Heyndrickxia vini genome contains a region encoding:
- a CDS encoding electron transfer flavoprotein subunit alpha/FixB family protein → MARKVLVLGEVRDGSLRNVSFEAIAAGKTVAEGGEVVAVLLGDNVNALGQELIQYGADRVVVVEDEKLGQYSSDGFSQAFMAVVDSENPEGIVFGHTALGKDLSPKIASKLETGLISDATDVEVAGGNLVFTRPIYSGKAFEKKIVTDGVIFATVRPNNIASLEKDESRTGDVSTVTAEIKDLRTIIKEVVRKASEGVDLSEAKVVIAGGRGVKSADGFEPLKELANVLGGAIGASRGACDADYCDYSLQIGQTGKVVTPDLYIACGISGAIQHLAGMSNSKVIVAINKDPEANIFKVADYGIVGDLFEVVPMLTEEFKKLKVASS, encoded by the coding sequence ATGGCTAGAAAAGTGTTAGTTCTAGGAGAAGTTCGTGATGGATCACTACGTAATGTTTCTTTTGAAGCGATTGCAGCTGGAAAAACGGTTGCTGAAGGTGGAGAAGTAGTTGCTGTTTTATTAGGAGATAATGTAAACGCTTTAGGACAAGAACTAATCCAATATGGAGCCGATCGTGTCGTTGTCGTTGAAGATGAAAAATTGGGTCAATACTCTTCAGACGGTTTTTCCCAAGCATTTATGGCTGTAGTTGATTCTGAAAATCCGGAAGGGATCGTATTTGGCCATACAGCCCTTGGAAAAGATTTATCACCAAAAATTGCAAGTAAATTGGAAACAGGATTAATTTCGGATGCTACTGATGTAGAGGTTGCTGGCGGAAATTTAGTCTTTACTCGACCAATTTATTCCGGTAAGGCGTTCGAAAAGAAAATTGTAACTGACGGAGTGATTTTTGCTACCGTCCGTCCGAACAATATTGCGTCTTTAGAAAAGGATGAATCTAGAACCGGTGATGTTAGCACTGTGACAGCTGAAATTAAAGATCTTCGAACTATTATTAAAGAAGTCGTTCGTAAAGCGAGTGAAGGCGTTGATTTATCTGAGGCAAAAGTTGTCATTGCTGGGGGACGTGGAGTTAAAAGTGCGGATGGATTCGAACCGTTAAAAGAATTAGCGAATGTACTTGGTGGAGCTATTGGTGCTTCGCGCGGCGCTTGTGATGCAGATTATTGCGATTATTCCTTACAAATCGGCCAAACAGGTAAAGTAGTTACTCCAGATCTTTATATTGCATGTGGTATTTCAGGTGCTATTCAACATTTAGCAGGAATGTCCAACTCAAAAGTGATTGTTGCAATCAATAAAGATCCTGAAGCGAATATCTTTAAAGTAGCAGATTACGGTATTGTAGGAGATTTATTCGAGGTTGTACCAATGCTAACAGAAGAATTCAAAAAGTTAAAAGTAGCATCTTCATAA
- a CDS encoding cytochrome c oxidase assembly protein: MLLGSPISTFSHLSFTTHMLQISLLYFIVPQLLLLGLTTTFYQKISQSLLKHIKIDSYLFIILFSFSLYIYHLPVVFTFITSLKIYHDVTIWILFILAIGMWAPYISSIKQQNICYQTSFKMMNVWLITPACLLLILLPEQETNPLLDQMINLCIPPSVNVEFFKPIIDIKLDQQMAGILMFFMHKSSFLFAGGLTKLEMNRKETICIIDFFFKRGF, translated from the coding sequence TTGTTACTAGGGTCTCCCATTAGTACATTTAGTCATTTGTCATTCACGACCCATATGCTTCAAATTAGTTTATTATATTTTATTGTACCCCAACTCCTTTTACTAGGATTAACTACAACTTTTTATCAAAAGATTAGTCAATCATTGCTAAAGCATATAAAAATCGATTCTTATCTATTTATTATTCTTTTTTCTTTTTCCTTATATATTTACCATCTTCCCGTTGTTTTTACTTTTATTACATCTTTAAAAATTTATCACGATGTAACCATTTGGATTCTATTTATCCTTGCCATAGGAATGTGGGCTCCCTATATTTCCTCAATAAAACAGCAAAATATTTGTTATCAAACTTCCTTTAAGATGATGAATGTATGGCTTATTACACCAGCATGCCTATTGTTAATCTTGCTTCCCGAACAAGAAACTAACCCCTTACTCGATCAAATGATTAATTTATGTATACCACCAAGTGTAAATGTTGAATTTTTTAAACCGATTATTGATATTAAACTTGATCAGCAGATGGCAGGAATTCTTATGTTTTTTATGCATAAATCTAGTTTTCTGTTTGCTGGAGGGTTGACAAAGTTAGAAATGAATCGGAAAGAAACAATATGTATTATCGATTTCTTTTTTAAACGAGGGTTCTAG
- a CDS encoding heavy metal translocating P-type ATPase, with protein MVESMQIDIKGMHCSACATRIEKVVTKMDGVLKVNVNLATEKGRVMFDPNQTSKLIILNKIKKVGFEPSISRNTSYSTESKRKEMIRLTWKFSISAIFSLPLIWTMFSHMNLSLIPIPEIFLNPLFQLALATPIQFIIAYPFYEGAWSAIKNRQANMDVLVVLSTSAAYFYSHYLTFTTTNNNGLHYETSVLIITFVLLGKLMEAKTKRKTMDAIKKLNQLQVKSAIKFENGKESETFIHQIVPGDVLLVKPGEKIPIDGQVIEGTSTVNEAMLTGESIPVEKSIGNKVYSGTINENGLLKIKATKKESETFLSKIIGIVEEAQISKPPIQHIADKFTGIFVPIVIIIALATFLLWYINLNPGQVGDAIEKAIAVLIISCPCALGLATPTSIMVGSGRAAQLGILFKEGKMIELLSKNNMVVLDKTGTITKGEPAVTDIMVRNLEEKLFLQLIGAIEKNTNHPIAKAIVKEVEKRVDVIPNIGSAITIPGHGIKATVNEKRIVIANPSYFKKQANISLKGIEKEVKRLEEEGKTVVLVSVEDQLQGMIAVADEIKETSEKAIARLKKLGISVSMLSGDNKNTAQLVANKAGIDHFQAEVTPQMKAELIKNYQNKGQGVIMVGDGINDAPALTVANIGMAMGNGSDIAVDSGDITLLNNDLNRIADSIIISKKTMLNVKQNFVWAFIYNIISIPLAITGVLPPWFASATMAFSSVSVVLNSLRLRNIRI; from the coding sequence ATGGTTGAATCAATGCAAATAGATATTAAGGGGATGCATTGTAGCGCATGTGCAACAAGAATCGAAAAAGTGGTTACTAAAATGGACGGCGTATTGAAAGTTAATGTTAATTTAGCAACTGAAAAAGGAAGGGTAATGTTTGATCCTAATCAAACAAGCAAACTTATTATCCTTAATAAAATAAAAAAAGTTGGATTTGAACCGAGTATTTCTAGAAATACAAGCTATTCCACTGAATCAAAAAGAAAAGAAATGATTCGTTTAACATGGAAATTTAGCATTTCTGCGATTTTTTCGTTACCATTAATTTGGACAATGTTTTCACATATGAATCTATCACTTATACCCATTCCTGAGATTTTTCTAAATCCATTATTTCAACTAGCACTTGCCACACCTATCCAATTTATTATTGCCTATCCATTTTATGAAGGGGCATGGAGTGCAATTAAGAATCGACAGGCAAATATGGATGTATTGGTTGTCTTAAGCACCTCTGCCGCTTATTTTTATAGTCACTATTTAACTTTTACTACGACGAATAATAATGGACTTCATTATGAAACAAGTGTTTTAATCATTACATTTGTTTTATTAGGAAAATTAATGGAGGCAAAAACAAAAAGAAAGACGATGGATGCAATAAAAAAGTTGAATCAATTACAAGTAAAGTCAGCGATAAAGTTCGAGAATGGGAAAGAATCAGAAACGTTCATCCATCAAATTGTTCCAGGTGATGTACTACTCGTCAAACCGGGTGAAAAGATTCCTATTGATGGACAAGTTATTGAAGGAACATCCACAGTAAATGAAGCAATGTTAACAGGGGAAAGTATTCCCGTTGAAAAAAGTATCGGTAATAAGGTTTATTCAGGCACCATCAATGAAAACGGATTATTGAAAATTAAAGCAACGAAAAAAGAATCAGAAACATTTCTATCAAAAATTATAGGAATTGTAGAAGAAGCCCAAATTTCCAAGCCGCCAATTCAGCATATTGCAGATAAATTCACAGGAATTTTTGTTCCTATCGTAATTATTATTGCGTTGGCAACCTTCTTATTATGGTACATAAATTTAAATCCTGGCCAGGTGGGTGATGCAATAGAGAAGGCGATTGCAGTATTGATTATTTCTTGTCCATGTGCATTAGGATTGGCAACTCCAACATCGATTATGGTTGGTAGCGGAAGGGCTGCTCAATTAGGTATCCTTTTTAAAGAAGGGAAAATGATTGAACTCCTTTCAAAAAACAACATGGTTGTTCTTGATAAGACAGGTACGATTACGAAAGGTGAACCTGCGGTAACAGATATAATGGTACGAAATTTAGAAGAAAAATTATTTCTTCAATTAATTGGAGCAATTGAGAAAAACACCAATCACCCAATTGCAAAAGCGATTGTAAAAGAGGTCGAAAAACGGGTGGATGTAATCCCGAATATTGGTAGCGCAATAACGATTCCAGGTCATGGAATTAAAGCAACTGTTAATGAAAAACGAATAGTCATTGCGAACCCCTCCTATTTTAAAAAACAAGCTAATATTTCTTTAAAGGGTATTGAAAAGGAGGTCAAAAGACTAGAAGAAGAAGGGAAAACAGTAGTCCTTGTTTCAGTGGAGGACCAACTCCAAGGAATGATTGCAGTTGCGGATGAAATCAAGGAAACTTCTGAAAAGGCAATAGCAAGATTGAAAAAGCTGGGAATTTCCGTTTCTATGTTGTCTGGTGACAATAAGAATACTGCACAATTAGTAGCGAATAAAGCAGGCATTGATCATTTTCAAGCTGAAGTTACACCTCAAATGAAAGCGGAGTTAATCAAAAATTATCAGAATAAAGGACAAGGGGTAATTATGGTAGGTGATGGAATTAATGATGCACCTGCACTTACGGTTGCAAATATAGGGATGGCAATGGGAAATGGTTCAGATATTGCTGTTGATTCCGGTGATATTACGCTGTTAAACAACGATTTAAATCGAATTGCCGATTCGATTATTATTAGCAAAAAAACAATGTTAAATGTAAAGCAAAATTTTGTATGGGCGTTTATTTATAATATAATCAGTATCCCACTTGCTATAACGGGTGTATTGCCTCCATGGTTTGCAAGTGCAACGATGGCTTTCAGCTCTGTTTCCGTTGTTTTAAATTCACTTAGGTTAAGGAATATAAGAATTTAA
- the trxA gene encoding thioredoxin — protein sequence MAITHATDQNFSSEVSEGLVLTDFWATWCGPCKMIAPVLEELDSEMGDKVKIVKLDVDENQETASKYGVMSIPTLILMKDGQEVDKVIGYQPKEALVELVNKHL from the coding sequence ATGGCAATTACACATGCAACTGATCAAAACTTTTCTTCAGAGGTTTCTGAAGGTTTAGTACTAACAGATTTTTGGGCTACATGGTGTGGACCTTGTAAAATGATTGCACCAGTTCTTGAAGAATTAGATAGTGAAATGGGAGATAAAGTCAAAATCGTTAAACTTGATGTTGACGAAAACCAAGAAACTGCAAGTAAATATGGTGTAATGAGTATCCCGACACTCATCCTAATGAAAGACGGCCAAGAAGTGGATAAAGTAATCGGCTACCAACCAAAAGAAGCATTAGTTGAATTAGTGAACAAACATCTTTAA
- the uvrC gene encoding excinuclease ABC subunit UvrC: MNERIKNKLAILPDQPGCYLMKDRQGTIIYVGKAKILKNRVRSYFTGSHDGKTQRLVSEIEDFEYIITSSNIEALILEINLIKKHDPKYNVMLKDDKSYPYIKLTHERHPKLITTRKVKRDKGKYFGPYPNVQAANETKKLLDRIYPLRKCSTLPDRVCLYYHLGQCLAPCVNEVKEETYKEIVDDIARFLNGGYKEIKQKLTKKMEDAAENLEFERAKEYRDQIINIETTMEKQKITMNDYTDRDVFGYAVDKGWMCVQVFFIRQGKLIERDVSMFPFYDEPEEEFLSFLGQFYLMPNHFKPKEVLLPEKVDSDLANQLLVTKVIQPKRGQKRELIKLAEKNAAVALKEKFALIERDEERTIKAVENLGEAMGIYTPHRIEAFDNSNIQGTNPVSAMVVFVDGKPEKKEYRKYKIKTVQGPDDYESMREVVRRRYGRALREELPLPDLIIIDGGKGQIEAARDILENELGLMIPLAGLAKDEKHKTSQLLSGNPLEIVPLARNSQEFYLLQRIQDEVHRFAITFHRQLRGKNAFQSMLDDIAGIGPKRKKQLLRHFGSMKKMKEASIEEFIELGIPQSAAKALKEKLDSK, encoded by the coding sequence ATGAATGAAAGAATAAAAAATAAATTAGCGATCCTTCCTGATCAGCCGGGTTGTTATTTAATGAAAGACAGACAAGGCACAATCATCTATGTTGGAAAAGCGAAAATACTAAAAAACCGTGTTAGATCCTATTTTACTGGCTCACATGATGGGAAGACCCAAAGGCTTGTTAGTGAAATTGAAGACTTTGAATATATTATTACTTCGTCTAATATTGAGGCACTCATCTTAGAAATCAATCTGATTAAAAAGCATGACCCAAAATATAATGTCATGTTAAAGGATGATAAAAGTTATCCCTATATTAAGCTTACACATGAACGACATCCAAAATTGATAACAACAAGAAAAGTAAAACGCGATAAAGGCAAATACTTCGGACCTTATCCGAATGTTCAAGCAGCAAATGAAACAAAAAAATTATTAGATCGTATTTATCCTCTCAGAAAATGTTCAACACTGCCAGATCGGGTTTGTCTGTATTACCATTTAGGACAATGTCTTGCACCGTGTGTGAATGAAGTAAAGGAAGAAACATACAAAGAAATAGTGGACGATATTGCTCGATTTTTAAATGGTGGTTATAAAGAAATTAAACAAAAGCTTACGAAAAAGATGGAAGACGCAGCAGAAAACTTAGAATTTGAACGGGCTAAAGAATATCGAGACCAAATCATAAATATTGAAACTACGATGGAAAAACAAAAAATCACCATGAATGATTACACAGATAGGGATGTATTTGGTTATGCAGTTGATAAAGGTTGGATGTGTGTACAAGTCTTTTTTATCCGCCAAGGAAAGCTAATTGAACGGGATGTTTCGATGTTTCCCTTTTATGATGAACCAGAAGAGGAATTTTTATCCTTCCTTGGTCAATTTTATTTAATGCCGAATCACTTTAAGCCTAAGGAGGTTTTACTACCAGAAAAAGTAGATTCGGATTTAGCAAATCAATTATTAGTAACAAAAGTGATTCAACCAAAAAGGGGTCAAAAAAGAGAATTAATTAAGCTTGCCGAGAAAAATGCAGCTGTAGCTTTAAAAGAAAAGTTTGCCTTGATCGAACGTGATGAAGAACGGACAATCAAAGCGGTTGAGAATCTTGGAGAAGCAATGGGAATTTATACACCACATCGGATTGAGGCATTTGATAATTCGAATATTCAAGGAACAAATCCAGTTTCTGCAATGGTCGTATTTGTTGATGGAAAGCCGGAAAAGAAAGAGTATCGGAAGTATAAAATAAAAACGGTTCAAGGCCCAGATGACTATGAATCGATGAGAGAAGTAGTTAGAAGAAGATATGGCAGGGCATTGCGTGAGGAGCTGCCGCTTCCTGATTTAATTATTATTGACGGTGGTAAGGGTCAAATAGAAGCCGCACGGGATATTCTGGAGAATGAACTTGGGTTAATGATTCCGCTTGCTGGATTGGCAAAGGATGAAAAACATAAAACATCTCAGCTATTGTCTGGGAATCCATTGGAGATTGTTCCGCTTGCAAGAAACAGTCAGGAATTCTATCTTTTACAAAGAATACAAGATGAAGTGCATCGATTTGCCATTACATTCCATCGTCAGCTTAGAGGGAAAAATGCTTTTCAATCGATGTTGGATGACATTGCCGGTATCGGTCCAAAAAGGAAGAAGCAGTTACTTCGGCACTTCGGTTCGATGAAAAAAATGAAAGAGGCATCAATCGAAGAGTTTATAGAACTTGGCATTCCACAATCAGCAGCGAAAGCATTGAAAGAAAAGCTAGATTCAAAATAG
- a CDS encoding aspartate kinase, with the protein MARIVLKFGGTSVGDTDRIKNTANRIIDEKKKGNQVVVVVSAMGKTTDQLVNLSKEISAYPSKREMDMLLSTGEQITISLLSMALAEQGHPAISFTGWQANIQTENIHGNARIIDINPKKITNHLQNDQIVIVAGFQGVTNDSEITTLGRGGSDTTAVALAAALKADKCVIYTDVTGVYTSDPRYIPHARKLGAISYDEMLELANLGAGVLHARAVEFAKNYQIPLEVCSSLVRESGTIIEEEVTVEKSLIVRGVAFEDQITRITIFGLKNGFKNLSSIFTKLAKQNINVDIIIQNQTEGENTYLSFSIKNDDLRDTIEILEQNQESLGFDNFEYESGLAKVSIIGSGMISNPGVAAKMFDILSMNNIEIKMVSTSEIKVSTVIEEKYMIQASQVLHTAFELDKVELDVK; encoded by the coding sequence GTGGCACGAATAGTACTTAAATTTGGTGGAACGTCAGTTGGGGATACAGATCGAATTAAAAATACAGCAAACCGCATTATAGATGAAAAAAAGAAAGGAAATCAAGTAGTTGTTGTTGTCTCGGCAATGGGGAAGACAACGGATCAGCTTGTGAACCTCTCTAAAGAAATTTCGGCCTATCCAAGTAAAAGAGAAATGGATATGTTACTTTCGACAGGTGAACAAATTACTATTTCTCTGTTGTCAATGGCTCTTGCTGAACAGGGACATCCTGCTATATCCTTCACTGGTTGGCAGGCAAATATCCAAACAGAAAATATACATGGCAATGCTCGAATCATTGATATTAACCCGAAAAAAATTACAAATCATTTGCAAAATGATCAAATAGTTATTGTAGCAGGATTTCAAGGTGTCACGAATGATAGCGAAATTACCACATTGGGAAGAGGGGGATCAGACACGACAGCAGTTGCATTAGCTGCTGCTCTCAAAGCAGATAAATGTGTAATATATACGGATGTGACTGGGGTGTATACTTCTGATCCACGATATATTCCTCATGCTCGAAAATTGGGGGCAATTTCCTATGACGAAATGTTAGAACTCGCAAACCTTGGAGCGGGGGTTTTGCATGCTAGAGCCGTAGAATTTGCTAAAAATTATCAAATACCGTTAGAAGTTTGTTCAAGCTTAGTAAGAGAATCTGGAACAATCATTGAGGAGGAAGTAACAGTGGAAAAAAGTTTAATTGTTCGTGGTGTAGCTTTTGAAGATCAGATTACAAGAATCACTATTTTTGGGTTGAAAAATGGATTTAAAAATTTGTCATCAATTTTTACAAAATTAGCTAAACAAAATATTAATGTAGATATTATTATTCAAAATCAAACGGAAGGGGAAAATACCTATCTTTCGTTTTCAATAAAAAACGATGATTTACGAGATACGATTGAGATATTGGAGCAAAATCAAGAATCTTTAGGTTTTGATAATTTTGAATATGAATCCGGTCTTGCAAAGGTATCAATCATTGGTTCAGGGATGATTTCAAATCCAGGAGTGGCAGCTAAAATGTTTGACATTTTATCCATGAATAATATTGAAATTAAAATGGTCAGTACGTCGGAAATTAAAGTATCTACGGTAATAGAAGAAAAATATATGATTCAAGCGTCACAAGTTTTACATACCGCATTTGAACTTGATAAAGTTGAACTAGATGTAAAATAA
- a CDS encoding YslB family protein, translated as MKSSAELEVNTENSELSIPAFGYELIRDILLPEILGKETPDILYWSGKLLARKFPLMSLNEIISFFDEAGWGDLRIIKEEKKGMELELTSPLISRQFELKTESSFKLEAGFLAEQIQSQRKVRTEAYEEIVKRHKKIKIIVQWDLKDTDI; from the coding sequence GTGAAATCTTCTGCAGAATTAGAAGTAAATACCGAAAACAGTGAACTTTCCATTCCAGCATTCGGATATGAATTGATTCGTGATATATTATTACCTGAAATATTAGGGAAAGAAACTCCAGATATTTTATATTGGTCAGGAAAGCTTCTAGCTAGAAAATTTCCATTAATGTCATTAAATGAAATCATATCTTTTTTTGATGAAGCTGGTTGGGGCGACCTTCGCATAATAAAAGAAGAAAAAAAAGGAATGGAATTGGAATTAACCAGTCCATTAATTAGCCGGCAATTTGAATTGAAAACAGAATCAAGTTTTAAACTTGAGGCAGGTTTTCTGGCTGAACAAATCCAATCACAAAGAAAAGTAAGAACAGAAGCATATGAGGAAATCGTAAAACGCCATAAAAAAATTAAAATTATCGTGCAATGGGATCTAAAAGATACCGATATTTAA
- a CDS encoding succinate dehydrogenase cytochrome b558 subunit codes for MAGNREFLNRRLHSLLGVVPIGIFLIVHLVVNHFATGGEESFNNAVGFMESLPFLIFVEIIVIYLPLLFHAIYGLYIAFTAKNNTSRLGYFRNWMFLFQRISGVIVLIFLAWHVYETRIQAALGNASLDFSLMESVFSNPWMIAFYIIGLIATTFHFSNGLWSFCVSWGITQSPRSQQIASYVVLVVFVVLSVIGIRAIFAFV; via the coding sequence GTGGCCGGAAATCGTGAGTTTTTAAATCGCAGATTGCATTCATTACTAGGTGTTGTGCCAATTGGAATCTTTCTAATTGTCCACTTAGTTGTGAACCATTTTGCTACAGGCGGAGAGGAATCATTTAACAATGCCGTAGGCTTTATGGAAAGTCTTCCATTCCTTATTTTTGTTGAAATTATTGTTATTTATTTACCTTTGCTGTTCCACGCAATTTATGGATTATACATTGCATTCACAGCAAAAAACAATACGAGTCGATTAGGTTATTTTCGAAATTGGATGTTTTTATTCCAACGAATTTCTGGTGTAATTGTTTTGATCTTCCTTGCATGGCACGTTTATGAAACTAGAATTCAAGCAGCTTTAGGAAATGCTTCTCTTGATTTTAGTTTAATGGAGAGTGTTTTCTCTAATCCTTGGATGATCGCATTTTACATAATTGGCCTAATTGCAACAACATTCCATTTCTCTAATGGATTATGGTCTTTCTGTGTTAGCTGGGGAATTACCCAATCACCACGTTCACAACAAATAGCATCATATGTCGTGTTAGTTGTATTTGTTGTACTATCAGTAATCGGTATTCGTGCAATCTTCGCTTTTGTTTAA
- the sdhA gene encoding succinate dehydrogenase flavoprotein subunit: protein MSKGKIIVVGGGLAGLMSTIKVAEAGKQVDLFSLVPVKRSHSVCAQGGINGAVNTKGEGDSPWIHFDDTVYGGDFLANQPPVKAMCDAAPGIIHLFDRMGVMFNRTPEGLLDFRRFGGTQHHRTAFAGATTGQQLLYALDEQVRRHEVAGLVNKFEGWEFLGIVQDDEGVCRGIVAQNLTSMEIKSFEADAVIIASGGPGIIFGKSTNSIINTGSAASIVYQQGATYANGEFIQIHPTAIPGDDKLRLMSESARGEGGRVWTYKDGKPWYFLEERYPAYGNLVPRDIATREIFNVCVDMKLGINGENMVYLDLSHKDPHELDVKLGGIIEIYEKFVGEDPHKVPMKIFPAVHYSMGGLWVDYKQHTKIQGLFAAGECDYSQHGGNRLGANSLLSAIYGGMVAGPEAVNYIDGLEKSTDSLSSSIFDNAVKKEEDKWNNVLSLNGTENAYLLHKELGEWMTDNVTVVRYNDRLQKTDDKILELMERYNNINVNDTAKWSNQAATFTRQLKNMLHLARVITIGALNRNESRGAHYKPDFAKRNDEEWLKTTMADFDASTNTPKFSYEDVDVSLIKPRERDYTKKH, encoded by the coding sequence GTGAGTAAAGGAAAAATCATCGTAGTCGGTGGAGGCTTAGCCGGCTTGATGTCAACTATAAAAGTAGCAGAAGCAGGAAAACAAGTGGACTTATTTTCATTGGTACCAGTAAAACGTTCTCACTCTGTTTGTGCACAAGGTGGAATTAATGGTGCAGTGAATACGAAAGGTGAAGGAGATTCACCATGGATTCACTTTGATGATACAGTTTATGGTGGGGATTTCTTAGCAAACCAACCGCCGGTTAAAGCTATGTGCGATGCTGCACCAGGAATCATTCATTTATTTGACCGAATGGGTGTAATGTTTAACCGTACACCAGAAGGTTTACTTGATTTCCGTCGTTTCGGTGGAACACAACATCACCGTACTGCATTTGCTGGTGCAACGACTGGACAACAATTATTATATGCACTTGATGAACAGGTTCGTCGCCATGAAGTAGCTGGACTTGTTAATAAGTTTGAAGGCTGGGAATTCTTAGGTATTGTTCAGGATGACGAAGGAGTTTGCCGCGGAATTGTAGCGCAAAATCTTACTTCCATGGAAATTAAATCTTTTGAAGCTGACGCGGTTATTATTGCTTCAGGTGGTCCTGGAATCATCTTTGGTAAATCGACTAACTCTATTATAAATACTGGATCAGCTGCATCTATTGTTTACCAACAAGGTGCAACATATGCAAATGGTGAATTCATTCAAATCCACCCAACAGCCATTCCTGGTGATGACAAACTACGCTTAATGAGTGAGTCTGCACGTGGTGAAGGTGGACGTGTTTGGACATACAAAGATGGTAAGCCATGGTATTTCTTAGAAGAAAGATATCCTGCTTACGGAAATCTAGTACCTCGTGATATCGCTACACGTGAAATATTTAACGTATGTGTAGATATGAAACTTGGTATTAATGGTGAAAATATGGTTTATCTTGATCTTTCTCATAAAGATCCGCATGAGCTTGATGTAAAACTTGGTGGAATCATTGAAATTTACGAAAAATTCGTTGGTGAAGATCCACATAAAGTACCGATGAAAATCTTCCCAGCAGTTCACTACTCAATGGGCGGATTATGGGTTGACTATAAACAACATACAAAAATCCAAGGACTATTTGCAGCGGGTGAGTGTGATTATTCACAACACGGGGGTAACCGTTTAGGTGCAAACTCATTATTATCTGCTATATATGGCGGAATGGTTGCTGGTCCTGAAGCAGTTAATTACATTGATGGATTAGAAAAAAGCACAGATAGCTTATCTTCTTCAATTTTCGATAATGCTGTTAAAAAAGAAGAAGATAAATGGAATAATGTTTTATCCTTAAATGGTACGGAAAATGCATATCTTCTTCATAAAGAGCTTGGGGAATGGATGACGGATAATGTAACGGTTGTTCGTTACAATGATCGTCTTCAAAAAACTGATGATAAAATCCTTGAATTAATGGAACGTTACAATAATATTAACGTAAATGATACGGCAAAATGGAGTAACCAAGCGGCAACATTTACTCGCCAATTGAAAAATATGCTTCATCTTGCTCGTGTAATTACGATTGGAGCATTGAATCGTAATGAAAGCCGTGGTGCCCACTACAAACCTGATTTCGCTAAACGTAATGATGAAGAATGGTTAAAAACTACAATGGCTGACTTCGATGCTTCGACTAACACTCCTAAATTCAGCTACGAGGATGTTGATGTATCGTTAATTAAACCACGTGAACGTGACTATACTAAGAAGCATTAA
- the sdhB gene encoding succinate dehydrogenase iron-sulfur subunit, which yields MSEQKTVTFIITRQDNPNSSPYEEEFTLPYRPNMNVISSLMEIRRNPVNSKGEKTTAVTWDMNCLEEVCGACSMVINGKPRQSCSALVDKLEQPIRLAPMRTFPVIRDLQVDRSRMFDSLKKVKAWIPIDGTYDLGEGPRMPEKKRQWAYELSKCMTCGVCLEACPNVNSKSNFIGPAPLSQVRLFNSHPTGAMNKDERLEAIMGDGGLANCGNSQNCVQSCPKGIPLTTSIASLNRATTFQMFKNFFGSDHMVD from the coding sequence ATGAGTGAACAAAAAACGGTAACTTTTATTATTACTCGTCAAGATAATCCAAATTCTTCTCCCTATGAAGAAGAATTTACATTACCTTATCGACCAAATATGAATGTTATTTCATCGTTAATGGAAATTCGCCGTAACCCAGTAAATTCAAAAGGCGAAAAAACAACTGCAGTGACTTGGGACATGAACTGTTTAGAAGAAGTTTGTGGCGCATGTTCTATGGTTATTAATGGGAAACCAAGACAATCATGTTCTGCACTAGTTGATAAATTAGAACAGCCGATTCGTCTTGCTCCGATGCGTACATTCCCGGTAATCCGTGATCTTCAAGTAGACCGAAGCCGTATGTTTGACTCTTTGAAAAAGGTCAAAGCATGGATTCCAATCGATGGAACATATGATCTAGGTGAAGGACCACGTATGCCTGAGAAAAAACGTCAATGGGCATATGAACTATCTAAATGTATGACATGTGGGGTTTGTTTAGAAGCTTGCCCAAATGTTAACAGTAAATCTAACTTCATTGGTCCTGCACCACTTTCACAAGTTCGTTTATTCAATAGCCATCCAACAGGTGCGATGAATAAGGATGAACGTTTAGAAGCAATTATGGGTGATGGCGGACTTGCAAACTGTGGAAACTCACAAAACTGTGTACAGTCTTGTCCAAAAGGTATACCTTTGACAACATCAATTGCGTCTTTAAACAGAGCAACGACATTCCAAATGTTCAAAAACTTCTTCGGAAGCGACCATATGGTGGACTAA